One stretch of Croceibacterium atlanticum DNA includes these proteins:
- a CDS encoding lytic transglycosylase domain-containing protein, whose amino-acid sequence MVGLPSATAEPAHGTPGVHPYAVHVADAARRFGIPQDWIWAVMRIESNGERRAVSSAGAMGLMQIMPATWANLRARYRLGSDPFDPRDNIMAGAAYLREMHDRYGNAAAMLAAYNAGPGRYEQYLSRGRPLPRETRAYLTKLTAVTGNSGYATLAAAPPPDPLAWRRARLFPARADGIPATEDAVTDEASDSSPTAPPGAVEPPANGLFVSLSGQ is encoded by the coding sequence ATGGTCGGCTTGCCTTCGGCTACGGCAGAACCTGCACACGGCACTCCCGGAGTCCATCCCTACGCAGTGCATGTGGCCGATGCAGCGCGGCGGTTCGGCATTCCCCAGGACTGGATATGGGCAGTCATGCGCATCGAAAGCAACGGTGAGAGGCGCGCTGTTTCGTCCGCCGGAGCGATGGGCCTGATGCAGATCATGCCCGCAACCTGGGCCAACCTGCGCGCGCGTTATCGTCTCGGATCGGACCCGTTCGATCCGCGCGACAACATCATGGCGGGCGCAGCCTATCTGCGCGAGATGCACGACCGCTACGGCAACGCCGCTGCCATGCTGGCCGCCTACAATGCGGGGCCCGGCCGCTATGAACAGTATCTTTCACGCGGTCGTCCGCTGCCACGCGAGACGCGCGCCTATCTCACGAAGCTGACAGCGGTCACGGGTAATTCCGGCTACGCGACGCTTGCTGCGGCGCCACCGCCCGATCCACTCGCCTGGCGCCGCGCGCGCCTGTTTCCAGCGCGGGCAGATGGCATCCCGGCCACTGAGGATGCGGTGACTGACGAAGCTTCGGATTCTTCGCCGACCGCGCCACCCGGTGCTGTCGAGCCGCCGGCAAACGGTCTTTTCGTATCGCTTTCAGGGCAATGA
- a CDS encoding relaxase/mobilization nuclease domain-containing protein translates to MTDDSDFRVRPGRIRTRRGQRARPAIAQALAAAQRAGGLGAGRARSSGVGFSTFGRGRAASIRAAHRLGGRARNVVIKARVVRHGGRSSLGAHLDYLQRDGVTRDGERGMLFGTEGDEFDRSEFAARCEDDRHHFRFIVSPKDAGQMRDLKTFTRELMTQMERDLGTRLDWRGVEHWNTDNPHVHVIVRGVGEDGRDLVISRDYIREGMRAQAREIVTQELGLRTDLEIRQSLERQVDAERWTDIDHRLARERDRNGIIDTAPERGARPGPDHALRIGRLRKLEGLGLASEVAPGQWTMRGDAETALRELQARGDIIKRMHRAMTERGIDRGVGSYVLEPEPGQPLMGRLVERGLHDELTGRAYAIVDGIDGRTHHIQLPDIAATGDCRPGAVVELRHFEDRKGRQRMALAVRSDFDLNAQVRAPGATWLDRRNLSGDGRDLGGGFGAEVRVAMEARAEHLADEGLARRQGRRIIFARNLLDTLRRRELDATAEKLSAEIGLPHTPSQTGDYVTGTVRQRLNLGSGRFAMIDNGLGFQLVPWSPSLDRQMGKHISGVMRGDGGVDWSLGRGRGLGL, encoded by the coding sequence ATGACCGACGACAGCGATTTCCGTGTCCGGCCAGGCCGCATCCGCACGCGGCGCGGGCAACGCGCACGGCCCGCCATCGCGCAGGCTCTTGCCGCCGCCCAGCGAGCTGGAGGCCTTGGCGCGGGACGCGCGCGATCTTCAGGTGTGGGGTTTTCGACCTTCGGACGCGGGCGTGCGGCGAGCATTCGCGCCGCCCATCGCCTCGGTGGCCGGGCTCGCAACGTCGTAATCAAGGCGCGCGTGGTCCGGCATGGAGGCCGCTCGTCGCTTGGTGCACATCTCGATTACCTGCAACGCGACGGCGTCACCCGTGATGGCGAGCGTGGCATGCTATTCGGGACCGAGGGTGACGAATTCGACCGTAGCGAGTTTGCCGCGCGCTGCGAGGATGACCGGCACCATTTCCGCTTTATCGTCTCGCCCAAAGACGCCGGGCAAATGCGCGACCTCAAGACTTTCACGCGGGAACTGATGACGCAGATGGAACGGGATCTCGGCACCCGTCTCGACTGGCGCGGGGTCGAGCACTGGAACACCGACAACCCCCATGTCCATGTCATCGTTCGCGGCGTCGGCGAGGACGGCCGCGATCTCGTGATTTCGCGTGACTATATCCGCGAGGGAATGCGGGCACAGGCGCGCGAGATCGTCACGCAGGAACTCGGCCTGCGCACCGATCTCGAAATCCGCCAGTCGTTGGAGCGGCAAGTCGATGCCGAACGCTGGACCGATATCGATCACCGATTGGCACGAGAGCGCGACCGCAACGGCATCATCGACACTGCGCCCGAACGGGGAGCGCGGCCCGGTCCGGATCATGCGCTGCGCATCGGCCGCTTGCGCAAGCTCGAAGGGCTCGGCCTCGCCAGCGAGGTGGCGCCCGGTCAGTGGACCATGCGTGGCGATGCCGAAACCGCGCTGCGCGAATTGCAGGCGCGTGGTGACATCATCAAGCGGATGCACCGCGCCATGACAGAGCGGGGCATCGACCGGGGCGTCGGCAGTTATGTGCTTGAACCCGAACCTGGGCAGCCTCTAATGGGCAGGCTGGTCGAGCGTGGGTTGCACGACGAGCTGACCGGCAGGGCCTATGCGATCGTCGACGGCATCGACGGACGCACGCACCATATCCAGCTTCCCGACATCGCCGCAACCGGCGATTGCAGGCCCGGCGCAGTCGTCGAGCTAAGGCACTTCGAGGATCGCAAAGGCCGACAGCGGATGGCACTGGCCGTGCGCTCGGACTTCGACCTGAACGCACAGGTCCGCGCGCCCGGTGCTACCTGGCTCGATCGCCGAAACCTGTCGGGCGATGGACGTGATCTCGGGGGCGGTTTCGGGGCGGAGGTTCGGGTCGCGATGGAAGCACGGGCGGAGCATCTCGCCGACGAGGGCCTGGCGCGGCGGCAGGGGCGACGGATCATCTTCGCCCGCAATCTGCTCGATACGCTCCGGCGGCGGGAACTGGATGCCACCGCTGAGAAACTGTCGGCGGAAATCGGCCTGCCGCATACTCCGTCACAGACCGGCGATTACGTCACGGGCACGGTGCGCCAGCGTCTGAACCTTGGCTCGGGTCGCTTTGCCATGATCGACAATGGGCTCGGATTTCAGCTCGTGCCCTGGTCCCCCTCGCTCGACCGGCAGATGGGCAAGCACATCTCCGGCGTCATGCGTGGCGACGGCGGCGTGGACTGGTCGTTAGGGCGCGGACGGGGGTTGGGGCTATAA
- a CDS encoding IS110 family transposase has product MEYFAGLDVSIEETAICVVGDDGKVVLETEVPTDPQQIADALERYAGRLRRVGHEAGSISPWLHAGMLALGLPAVCLETRHVRAALSAQRNKTDAADALGIAHIMRTGWFREAHIKTEDCYRIRLLLVQRRNLKRKFLDIENAIRHSLKVFGIRLGKVGRGSMEKAVREAVAGDAMTAGLMDCMLRARAALWEEYLILHKLVTQLAMRDELCRRFMAIPGVGPVTSLSFKSAIDDPARFRRSRNVAAYFGLTSRRWQSGSSIDVKGRISKAGDPDVRCALYEAASAMLTRFKGRDTIKSWGLKLAKTKCHAKARVAVARKLAIVMHAMWRDGTFYVGDPDRDAHEIDSVNASKLRRLSYARS; this is encoded by the coding sequence ATGGAGTACTTTGCAGGGCTCGATGTGTCGATCGAGGAGACCGCGATCTGTGTGGTTGGCGATGACGGCAAGGTGGTGCTGGAGACCGAAGTCCCGACCGATCCGCAGCAGATCGCCGATGCGCTGGAGCGCTATGCCGGACGCCTGCGCCGGGTCGGTCACGAAGCAGGATCGATCTCGCCCTGGCTGCATGCCGGGATGCTGGCGCTGGGGCTCCCGGCCGTGTGTCTGGAGACCCGCCACGTGCGCGCAGCGCTGTCGGCCCAGCGCAACAAGACCGATGCCGCCGATGCACTCGGCATCGCGCATATCATGCGCACGGGCTGGTTCCGCGAGGCGCATATTAAAACGGAAGACTGCTACCGGATCCGCCTGCTGCTGGTGCAGCGGCGCAACCTGAAGCGCAAGTTCCTCGATATCGAGAACGCCATCCGCCACTCATTGAAGGTGTTCGGGATCCGTCTCGGCAAGGTCGGCCGCGGATCGATGGAGAAGGCCGTGCGCGAGGCGGTTGCAGGCGATGCGATGACCGCCGGGCTGATGGACTGCATGCTCAGAGCCCGCGCAGCGCTGTGGGAGGAGTATCTCATCCTGCACAAGCTGGTCACCCAGCTGGCGATGCGCGACGAGCTGTGCCGCAGGTTCATGGCGATCCCCGGCGTCGGCCCGGTGACCTCCCTGAGCTTCAAGAGTGCGATCGACGATCCCGCCCGGTTCCGCCGGTCGCGCAATGTCGCTGCCTATTTTGGGCTCACCTCGCGCCGCTGGCAGTCGGGTAGCTCGATCGACGTAAAGGGGCGGATCAGCAAGGCGGGTGATCCCGATGTGCGCTGCGCGCTCTATGAAGCTGCATCCGCGATGCTCACCCGGTTCAAGGGCCGCGATACGATCAAGAGCTGGGGGCTGAAGCTCGCCAAGACCAAGTGCCACGCCAAGGCGCGTGTCGCGGTCGCCCGCAAGCTTGCCATCGTGATGCACGCAATGTGGCGCGACGGCACGTTCTATGTCGGCGATCCCGACCGGGATGCGCACGAGATCGACAGCGTGAACGCTTCGAAGCTGCGGCGTCTGAGCTACGCGCGGTCATGA
- a CDS encoding MvdC/MvdD family ATP grasp protein codes for MILLATNRRDVTTDFVVLELERRGMEFFRLNTEDIHTYHAVLPNGDPGRLRLEGQDRTLDLRDITGAYYRRPMPPDFEERDPATAEYLQAEWSALLRSIWNALDGRWLNCPFAILRAEDKPRQLTIARRLGFNVPETLVTNHPDHAIAFSERGGAVAKPLRHALIDDGERGKVIFTSRLGSSLKGETAGIELAPVILQEEVRKRSDVRVIVVDDQVFATAIDSQDFEETAVDWRRGVRTDLVHRATALPGDVERACVAVTRALGLRYSAIDLVEDKDGEYWFLEANPNGQWAWIEQRTGAPISAAIAKGLSA; via the coding sequence TTGATCCTCCTGGCTACTAACCGGCGGGACGTCACGACCGACTTCGTCGTGCTCGAACTCGAACGCCGCGGAATGGAATTCTTCAGGCTGAACACCGAAGATATCCATACCTATCACGCGGTTCTTCCGAACGGTGATCCTGGAAGGCTGCGGCTTGAAGGACAAGACAGGACGTTGGATCTTCGCGACATCACCGGAGCCTATTACCGGCGCCCGATGCCACCGGACTTCGAGGAGCGCGACCCTGCGACCGCCGAATATCTGCAAGCCGAATGGTCCGCCCTCCTGAGATCCATCTGGAATGCCCTCGACGGCCGCTGGCTGAACTGCCCTTTTGCGATCCTGCGCGCCGAAGACAAGCCGCGGCAGCTGACGATCGCACGGCGCTTGGGTTTCAACGTGCCGGAGACCTTGGTCACCAACCATCCCGACCACGCCATCGCCTTTTCCGAGCGCGGCGGCGCCGTCGCAAAGCCGCTGCGTCACGCTCTCATAGACGACGGCGAGCGCGGAAAAGTCATCTTCACTTCGCGTCTCGGATCGTCGCTCAAGGGCGAGACAGCCGGGATCGAACTCGCTCCCGTCATTTTGCAGGAAGAAGTGCGCAAACGATCCGACGTTCGGGTAATCGTCGTCGACGATCAGGTCTTCGCCACCGCTATAGATTCGCAAGATTTCGAGGAGACCGCCGTCGACTGGCGCAGAGGGGTCAGAACCGACCTCGTGCATCGCGCCACCGCACTGCCAGGTGACGTGGAGCGCGCGTGCGTGGCGGTTACCCGCGCGCTCGGCCTCCGCTATTCCGCCATCGATCTCGTCGAGGATAAGGACGGGGAGTATTGGTTCCTCGAGGCGAATCCTAACGGACAATGGGCTTGGATCGAGCAGAGGACCGGTGCGCCAATTAGCGCCGCCATCGCCAAAGGGCTGTCTGCATGA